Proteins encoded within one genomic window of Malassezia restricta chromosome VII, complete sequence:
- a CDS encoding signal recognition particle subunit SRP9: MVYLKHWSEFRAQALDLCKKSPNRTRFSIKARPKLQVLVIKVTDDCVTLKFRSKSAIILNRLDEFQRDMFTIMSGVVPPAPTKEEPTSQTAETPKPSTASQPPPKGSSGKKKKGKKK; the protein is encoded by the coding sequence ATGGTGTATCTCAAGCACTGGAGCGAATTCAGGGCGCAGGCCTTGGATTTGTGCAAGAAAAGTCCGAATAGGACACGATTTTCTATCAAGGCACGACCCAAGTTGCAAGTGCTTGTCATCAAAGTCACAGACGACTGTGTGACGTTGAAATTCCGATCGAAGTCGGCGATCATTTTAAACCGGCTGGACGAATTCCAGCGCGACATGTTTACGATCATGTCCGGTGTGGTGCCGCCTGCACCTACGAAAGAAGAGCCTACGTCACAAACAGCAGAGACTCCCAAGCCGTCCACTGCATCCCAGCCCCCGCCCAAGGGCAGCAGCGGTAAGAAGAAAAAGGGCAAAAAGAAGTAA
- a CDS encoding mitochondrial intermediate peptidase, whose translation MLRHLARRVCVRPMRHVVGGRPLHLTRSDAASVTAIEMGVPPSVERDHGVLQELLDTSSRAAAARTAGAPTGLFQIGHLRAPQDFVLLAQRTLVRCQLLVNRISRAHTPRETALVVQHLDRLSDMLCGVIDMAELVRHAHPDKAWATAANDAYEYLCNYMNVLNTHTELYDALRRVMDDSQLYQQLSKEAQAVALIFLRDFEKSGIHLPPRERERFVDLSDQIMVLGRAFLQDMSTGTSDAVIEFPTELLQGLDLSLLGQSLLRLRPAKTISVVPGSWELHYISRHAPNPEARRLAYMMSYTGRDVPVAILEQLLRTRYELARLTGKESAAEMALVDKMAGSSEHVSSFLRLMAHAQRPAAQQMIAEFGALKHKLEGTSHMDIWDRDFYAEAYLQLHQPAQLTPLSPYLSLGSVFTGLSRLFYLLYGIHFRAAETQPGEVWHPDVLKLEVVDETEGGVIGTIYCDLYSREGKPPSAAHYTVRCSRRIDQDDAHLDVELGASPELPADTSTEHLLGVVGAPGRGRPGRFQLPVVVLMTDFPGMGHGGASLLRWHDVETLFHEMGHAIHSMIGRTEFHNVSGTRCATDFVELPSILMEHFLVHPQVVQLTAHHHRTGSPLPYHQLQQHLDTQKRLDALDAHQQILLASLDQRYHSSRAGAPTFSTSKELEALQAEMGLFPPVPNATWQGQFGHLFGYGATYYSYLFDRAIAARVWDKVFAKQPLSREAGEEFKNQVLRYGGGKNPWHMLARLLKEDDIAHGDSRAMETIGRWGLGCPTSYELP comes from the coding sequence ATGCTTCGCCACCTGGCTCGGAGAGTGTGCGTGCGGCcgatgcgccacgtcgtgGGCGGCCGCCCGCTGCATCTGACGCGGTCAGACGCTGCGTCCGTCACGGCGATCGAGATGGGCGTGCCGCCGAGTGTGGAGCGTGATCATGGCGTGCTCcaagagctgctggacacgTCGtcacgcgccgcggcggcgcggacGGCCGGGGCGCCTACGGGTCTGTTCCAGATTGGGCATTTGCGAGCGCCGCAGGACTTtgtgctgctggcgcagcggACGTTGGTGCGGTGCCAGTTGCTCGTGAATAGGATATCCCGGGCGCATACGCCTCGAGAgacggcgctggtcgtTCAGCACCTGGACCGGCTGAGTGATATGCTGTGTGGCGTCATTGACATGGCCGAGCTCGtccggcatgcgcatccagaCAAGGCCTGGGCGACGGCCGCGAACGATGCGTATGAGTACCTGTGCAACTACATGAACGTGCTCAATACACACACGGAGCTGTACGATGCCTTGCGCCGCGTGATGGACGACTCGCAGTTGTACCAGCAGCTGTCGAAGGAAGCCCAGGCCGTGGCGCTCATCTTTCTGCGCGACTTTGAAAAGTCGGGCATCCacctgccgccgcgcgagcgcgagcggTTCGTGGACCTGAGTGATCAGATCATGGTGCTGGGGCGTGCCTTTTTGCAGGACATGTCCACAggcacgagcgatgcgGTGATCGAGTTTCCCACCGAGCTCCTCCAGGGCCTCGATCTGTCCCTCCTGGGCCAGAGCCTGCTGCGACTGCGGCCGGCCAAGACCATCTCGGTCGTGCCTGGGAGCTGGGAGTTGCATTATATCAGCAGGCACGCACCGAATCCagaggcgcggcgccttgcCTACATGATGTCGTACACGGGCCGCGACGTGCCCGTGGCGAttctcgagcagctcttgcgcacgcgctACGAGCTAGCCAGGCTCACTGGCAAGGAGAGCGCGGCGGAAatggcgctcgtggacaAGATGGCCGGATCGTCCGAGCACGTATCGAGCTTTTTGCGGCTgatggcgcatgcgcagcgcccGGCTGCGCAGCAGATGATCGCTGAATTCGGCGCGCTGAAGCACAAGCTAGAAGGCACGAGCCACATGGACATTTGGGACCGCGACTTTTACGCGGAGGCGTACCTCCAACTGCATCAGCCGGCGCAGCTGACGCCCCTGTCGCCGTACCTGTCGCTCGGCTCGGTGTTTACGGGCTTGTCGCGCCTGTTTTACCTGTTGTACGGCATCCACTTCCGTGCGGCTGAGACGCAGCCTGGGGAAGTGTGGCATCCCGACGTGCTGAAGCTCGAGGTGGTCGACGAGACGGAAGGCGGCGTGATTGGCACGATTTACTGTGACTTGTACTCGCGCGAGGGAAAGCCGCCCAGTGCCGCGCATTACACCGTGCGGTGCTCTCGCCGCATCGACCAGGATGACGCGCACCTGGATGTAGAGCTCGGCGCGAGTCCTGAGCTGCCGGCCGACACATCTACCGAGCATTTGCTGGGGGTCGTGGGCGCTCCGGGTCGCGGACGGCCCGGTCGCTTTCAGCTGCCGGTGGTCGTCCTCATGACGGACTTTCCCGGCATGGGCCATGGCGGGGCGAGTCTGCTCCGCTGGCACGACGTCGAGACGCTCTTCCACGAGATGGGACATGCGATCCACTCCATGATCGGACGCACCGAGTTCCACAATGTGTCAggcacacgatgcgcgacagACTTTGTCGAGCTGCCGTCGATTCTCATGGAGCACTTTTTGGTCCATCCTCAGGTGGTCCAGCTCACAgcgcaccaccaccgcaCCGGCTCGCCGCTCCCATACCACCAGTTGCAGCAACACCTGGATACGCAAAAGAggctggatgcgctggatgcgcacCAGCAGATTCTGCTAGCGTCGCTGGATCAGCGGTACCACTCGAGTCGCGCCGGTGCGCCGACCTTCTCGACGTCCAAGgagctcgaggcactgcaggCGGAGATGGGGCTTTTCCCGCCGGTGCCGAATGCGACATGGCAGGGCCAGTTTGGGCACTTGTTTGGGTACGGCGCGACGTACTACAGCTACCTCTTTGATCGTGCGATTGCCGCGCGAGTGTGGGATAAGGTGTTTGCCAAACAGCCCCTGTCGCGTGAAGCGGGCGAAGAGTTCAAGAACCAAGTGCTCCGATACGGCGGTGGCAAGAACCCCTGGCACATGCTCGCCCGTCTCTTGAAGGAGGACGATATCGCGCACGGCGACTCGCGTGCGATGGAAACGATTGGCCGGTGGGGCCTGGGCTGCCCAACGAGCTACGAGCTCCCATAG
- a CDS encoding glutaredoxin domain protein — protein sequence MSTSRETRLELGLPLTHEPEDHVKGIPLAWFRRRKSTLMACALFLVLGWCFWLPALQSRSAVPVRDKGIDRLLRKIPGAIPGVPAPIQKDLVDYGRHGESYPSHQDLLIVLMQDLQDPLFRVDNSTWTEWRHWVSSSGGLPSDAHVQFLRRLKALAHGDLSDAQLYLEHPDQWKTKHVQDAPMTVFSKSYCPYSRGAKELLTKYHARFTAYEVDLRPDTNMLQGLLWDLTGHRTYPKVLRRSELLGGFDSLQELDEQGLLHSILSTAGAL from the exons atgtcgacgagccGCGAAACGCGACTCGAATTGGGCTTGCCCCTTACGCATGAGCCCGAAGACCATGTGAAGGGCATTCCACTAGCATGGTTTAGGCGGAGAAAATCGACTCTTATGGCCTGTGCCCTTTTCCTAGTCCTCGGCTGGTGTTTTTGGCTGCCGGCGCTCCAGTCTCGCAGTGCGGTCCCGGTGCGTGACAAGGGTATCGATCGCCTTTTGCGCAAAATCCCAGGCGCCATTCCAGGCGTACCAGCGCCAATTCAGAAGGATCTCGTGGACTATGGCCGTCATGGCGAGTCGTACCCATCCCACCAGGACCTACTCATTGTATTGATGCAGGACTTGCAGGACCCATTGTTCCGCGTGGACAACTCAACGTGGACAGAATGGCGCCACTGGGTATCATCGAGCGGTGGCTTGCCCAGCGATGCCCATGTCCAGTTCCTTCGGCGGCTCAAGGCACTAGCGCATGGCGACTTGTCTGATGCGCAGCTGTATCTGGAGCACCCGGACCAGTGGAAGACGAAACATGTGCAGGACGCACCGATGACTGTGTTCTCGAAATCGTACTGCCCTTACTCACGCGGAGCCAAGGAACTATTGACCAAGTACCATGCCCGCTTTACGGCATACGAGGTGGACCTACGACCCGATACGAATATGCTGCAGGGCTTGCTGTGGGACTTGACAGGGCATCGCACGTACCCAAAAGTCCTCCGCAGATCCGAGCTTTTG GGTGGCTTTGATTCGCTGCAGGAACTGGATGAGCAGGGTCTTTTGCACAGTATACTTAGCACAGCAGGTGCTTTATAG
- a CDS encoding large subunit ribosomal protein L24e, whose protein sequence is MRVEHCYFCSAPSYPGRGIVFVRNDSKVFRFCKSKCHKNFKMKRNPRKVRWTKAFRKAAGKEMTVDATLEFEKRRNVPVRYDRDLVTATLSAMQRIQEIKARRERAFYRARMSKAAGGNVKEKAKQVDRLAVHRHQHLRKAIQADAAKDERQKVKVAARKSALVSAGDQGMSMDMQE, encoded by the coding sequence ATGAGGGTTGAGCATTGCTACTTTTGCTCGGCACCGTCGTACCCCGGTCGCGGTATCGTGTTTGTGCGGAATGACTCGAAAGTATTCCGATTCTGCAAGTCGAAATGCCATAAGAACTTTAAGATGAAGCGAAACCCACGCAAGGTGCGTTGGACGAAGGCGTTCCGTAAGGCGGCCGGCAAGGAAATGACGGTCGacgcgacgctcgagttTGAGAAGCGCCGCaatgtgcctgtgcgctACGACCGTGATCTTGTCACCGCGACGCTGAGTGCCATGCAACGCATCCAGGAGATCAAGGCccgtcgcgagcgcgccTTTTACCGTGCTCGTATGTCCAAGGCCGCTGGTGGCAATGTCAAGGAAAAGGCCAAGCAGGTCGATCGTCTTGCCGTGCACCGCCACCAGCATCTGCGCAAGGCGATCCAAGCCGATGCTGCGAAGGACGAGCGCCAAAAAGTCAAGGTGGCCGCGCGCAAGAGTGCGCTTGTCAGCGCCGGCGACCAAGGCATGTCGATGGATATGCAAGAGTAA
- a CDS encoding phenylalanyl-tRNA synthetase alpha chain produces the protein MAQSAEQVLASIEAAGGHIQDSRSLAPTQPLSLEEQAERILRSTSDAQDQEDLQAEEAAHKAAAAWQLSLQGVLLSLQSKEMIEFRSMDHQPVFLTLDGRQTVRLGSPEYRLWTLLPESGEGRAQQDLEAQLGKDTFKLAQSRAFRNKMARRLPDGSFARAEAMLGQALEDETRAELLEVARTGTLRGDGADKKLAELKKRKMIGQRKWLTFSMSKGPQFALTVQKLETDLTADMLASGAWKKAAFKKYNFDAEGVLPPSGALHPLLKVREEFRHIFFDMGFSEMPTNRFVDSSFWCFDSIFVPQQHPARDVQDTFFVADPPAAAEVPEDYLRRVVQVHEKGDFGSIGYRYPFDRSVTEKLVLRTHTTAVSSAMLYAIANQPGGFQPAKLFSIDRVFRNEAVDATHLAEFHQVEGVVADYGITLGDLIGFMQVFFSKMGVKNLRFKPAYNPYTEPSLEIFSYHEGLRKWVEIGNSGMFRPEMLRPMGLPENVNVLGWGLSLERPTMIRYGIKDIRHLVGHKVPLDSVERAPAVRF, from the coding sequence atggcgcagAGTGCGGAGCAGGTGCTCGCTAGCATCGAGGCAGCGGGTGGTCACATCCAGGATTCGCGCTCGCTTGCTCCCACACAGCCGCTCTCGCTGGAGGAGCAGGCGGAGCGTATTTTGCGGAGTACCAGTGATGCCCAGGACCAGGAAGATCTGCAGGCCGAGGAGGCAGCGCACaaggcggccgcggcgtggcAGCTGTCGCTGCAGGGTGTGCTTCTTTCGCTGCAGAGCAAGGAGATGATTGAGTTCCGGAGTATGGATCACCAGCCCGTGTTCCTGACGCTGGATGGCCGTCAAACGGTGCGCCTGGGCTCGCCTGAGTACCGTCTGTGGACGCTGCTGCCTGAGTCGGGCGAGgggcgtgcgcagcaggatttggaggcgcagctgggGAAGGATACGTTCAAGCTGGCACAGTCGCGCGCGTTCCGCAACAagatggcgcgccgcctgcctGACGGAAGCTttgcgcgtgccgaggccatgctgggacaggcgctggaggatgagacgcgtgccgagctgctggaggTGGCCAGGACCGGCACTTTGCGGGGAGACGGCGCGGACAAGAAGCTCGCTGAGCtgaagaagcgcaagatGATCGGCCAGCGGAAGTGGCTGACGTTTTCGATGAGCAAGGGGCCTCAGTTTGCGCTGACGGTCCAGAAGCTCGAGACGGATTTGACGGCCGATATGCTCGCTTCCGGTGCATGGAAAAAGGCAGCGTTCAAAAAGTACAACTTTGATGCAGAGGGcgtgctgccgccgtcggGTGCGCTGCATCCGCTGCTCAAGGTGCGCGAAGAGTTCCGACACATTTTCTTCGATATGGGCTTCTCCGAAATGCCGACGAATCGCTTCGTCGACTCGAGTTTCTGGTGCTTTGACTCGATCTTTGTGCCGCAGCAGCACCCTGCGCGCGATGTGCAGGACACATTCTTTGTCGCGGATCCGccagcggccgccgaggTGCCAGAAGACTACCTGAGGCGAGTTGTGCAGGTGCACGAGAAGGGCGACTTTGGGTCCATTGGCTACAGGTACCCATTTGACCGCAGTGTGACGGAGAAGCTGGTGCTGCGTACGCACACGACGGCCGTGTCGTCGGCGATGCTCTATGCGATCGCGAACCAGCCGGGCGGCTTCCAGCCCGCCAAGCTCTTCTCCATCGACCGCGTGTTCCGGAACGAGGCGGTGGATGCGACCCATCTCGCCGAATTCCACCAGGTCGagggcgtcgtggccgaCTATGGCATCACGCTGGGTGACCTCATTGGCTTCATGCAGGTCTTCTTCTCCAAGATGGGCGTCAAGAACCTGCGCTTCAAGCCGGCGTACAACCCCTACACGGAGCCGAGTCTCGAAATCTTTTCATATCACGAAGGCCTGCGAAAGTGGGTCGAGATCGGCAATAGCGGCATGTTCCGCCCTGAAATGCTGCGTCCTATGGGCCTGCCCGAGAATGTCAATGTCCTTGGCTGGGGCCTGAGTCTCGAGCGCCCCACGATGATCCGCTACGGCATCAAGGACATCCGCCACCTCGTCGGACACAAGGTGCCCCTGGACAGTGTGGAACGAGCGCCGGCGGTGCGGTTTTAA
- a CDS encoding U4/U6 small nuclear ribonucleoprotein PRP4: MADQSVAWDELDTQGPPSASDAAAHAMLEHRKLAQKVPVPTSDTQVRERLRHYHEPITLFGEREPDRRARLLHVLIDRHGKNAVHVSHAPQAPEEDEEEDEEFYTEGSHDLLIARRRMAAFSLQRAKERLRQQCQESTASMQEVAALRQTVLEPLKSYTSLGTQVAAERPVSVVRFSPDASLLATGSWSGKASLWSIPNATPCGTMHAHEDRITGLAWHPRATIGQPRSAIHMATGAGDGALCTWSLESERPLSVLRGHEARVCRIAFHPMGDYLASASFDGTWRLWDVARAQELMLQEGHSREVYAIDFQGDGALVASGGLDAIGRVWDTRTGRTAMVLDGHAREILGLAFAPNGYQLVSTSGDDTARVWDLRMLRSLYTIPAHHSSVADVRFFHAAESSLPSMDEDGSDTHSLSRSGLYFATAGYDGLVKIWSADDWQLVKSLRGDAGKVMSVDISSDGQYVASGEWARTFKLWGHV; encoded by the coding sequence atggccgatCAGAGTGTGGCGTGGGACGAGCTCGACACGCAGGGGCCCCCGAGTGCGAGcgatgcggccgcgcatgccatgcTAGAGCATCGAAAGCTCGCACAAAaggtgcctgtgccgacCTCGGACACCCAGGTCCGCGAGCGCTTGCGGCACTACCACGAGCCCATCACGCTCTttggcgagcgcgagccgGATCGCCGGGCGCGTCTCTTGCACGTCCTCATAGACAGGCACGGAAAAAACGCCGTGCATGTTTCGCACGCGCCCCAGGCACCtgaggaagacgaggaagaagacgaggaaTTCTACACCGAGGGATCCCACGACTTGCTGAtcgctcgtcgacgcatGGCCGCCTTTTCACtccagcgcgccaaggAGCGCCTTCGCCAGCAGTGCCAGGAATCCACGGCATCCATGCAAGAAGTCGCTGCGCTTCGTCAGACGGTGCTGGAGCCGCTCAAGTCGTATACGAGTCTCGGCACCCAAGTCGCTGCCGAGCGCCCCGTgtccgtcgtgcgcttctcTCCCGACGCCTCTCTCTTGGCCACAGGCAGCTGGTCAGGCAAGGCGTCTCTATGGAGTATACCCAACGCCACGCCATGCGGCACCATGCACGCCCACGAAGACCGTATCACGGGCCTcgcatggcatccacgCGCCACGATCGGCCAGCCACGCTCCGCGATCCATATGGCTaccggcgccggcgacggcgccttATGCACATGGTCACTCGAAAGTGAACGACCCCTCTCCGTGCTGCGCGGacacgaggcgcgcgtgtgccgcatTGCATTCCATCCTATGGGCGATTACTTGGCCAGTGCGTCGTTTGACGGCACATGGCGACTGTGGgacgtcgcgcgcgcccAAGAGCTGATGCTGCAGGAGGGACACAGCCGCGAAGTGTACGCGATCGATTTTCaaggcgacggcgcactCGTCGCGTCTGGCggcctcgatgccatcggTCGCGTGTGGGACACGCGCACCGGACGCACGGCCATGGTCCTAgatggccatgcgcgcgagaTTCTCGGACTGGCCTTCGCACCGAATGGGTATCAGCTCGTTTCGACATCGGGAGACGACACGGCCCGTGTTTGGgacctgcgcatgctccgcAGCTTGTACACGATTCCCGCGCACCACTCGTCCGTCGCCGATGTGCGCTTCTTTCACGCAGCAGAAAGCTCCCTTCCTTCGATGGATGAAGACGGCTCGGATACCCACTCGCTCAGCCGCTCGGGACTGTACTTTGCCACGGCCGGCTACGATGGCCTCGTCAAGATATGGAGCGCCGACGACTGGCAGCTGGTCAAgtcgctgcgtggcgacgCCGGCAAGGTCATGAGCGTCGACATCAGCTCCGATGGCCAGTACGTGGCCAGTGGCGAATGGGCTCGCACTTTCAAGCTTTGGGGACATGTATAG